From the genome of Nocardia mangyaensis:
AGTAGTTACAGATAGAATCCCTTGCAGGACTAGGGTTCTGCACAGACAATCGCGACTTTCAGCGAACATTGCGAACCAGCCGCGTTAGGATCTTCGACGTGCGAAAGATGTACGCGGGGGCCAGGCTGCGACGGCTGCGCGAGGAACGGCGAATGACGCAAGCCGCGCTCGCGAAGTCACTGGATCTCTCGCCAAGTTATCTCAATCAGCTCGAACGCGATCAGCGGCCGCTCACCATTCCGGTACTGCTGAAACTCAATTCGACCTTCGATCTCGATGTCCAGTTCTTCGCCGCCGACTCCGATGCCCGCCTGGTCTCGGACCTGCACGAGGTGCTGGTGGAAGCCGCGGGCGGCGGCGACACCGCGCCGATCACCGAGGTCGAGGAACTGGCGACCCGCCTGCCGGAGGTGGCGCGGATCGTGATCGCCATGCACCGGCGCCTGCGCGCGGCCACCGATCAGCTCGATCTGCTGTCCTCGCGGGTCGACACTCCCAGCGGCGCGCCGGGCACCCCCATGCCGTACGAGGACGTGCGCGACTTCTTCTACGACCACCGCAATCACATCGCCACCCTCGACCATGCCGCCGAGCAGCTGTTCGAGGAGTCCGGGCTGAGTATCGGCTCGCTGGATCGTCAACTCGCCCGGGTCGCCGAGGAACGCGCCGGGGTGACCGTGCTCGTGCGCGGCGACGGCGCCGACCCGACCATCCCCAAACGCCACTACGATCCCGACACCCGCACCCTGACGTTGGCCCGGCGGCTGCGTCCCGGCCAGCGCGCCTTCCAGATCGCCTCCACCCTCGGCCTGCTGCTCTACGGCCGCGAAATCGACAACGTGCTCGCCGAATCCCGCGCGCTCACCGGCGAATCCCGCACGCTGGCCCGGGTGGGACTGGCCAACTACTTCGCGGGCGCGTTGATCCTGCCCTACGGGCGGTTCCTGCGTTCGGCCGAGGAACTGCGCTACGACGTCGATCTGCTGGCCTTGCGGTTCGAGGTCGGTTTCGAGACGGTCTGCCATCGGCTCAGCACCCTGCAGCGTCAGGGCCAGCGCGGGGTGCCGTTCTTCCTCGTCCGCACCGACCGAGCGGGCAACATCTCGAAGCGCCAGTCCGCCACCGCGTTCCACTTCTCCCGGGTCGGTGGCAGCTGCCCGCTGTGGGTCACCCACGAGGCCTTCGCCCATCCCGGCCGCATCCTCACCCAGATCTCGGAGATGCCCGACGGTCGCCGCTACCTGTGGATCGCGCGCACCACGCCGAGCGGTCCGCAGGGGCACGGGGCCTCGTCGAAGAACTTCGTCATCGGGCTGGGCTGCGACATCGAATACGCCGACCGGCTGGTGTATTCCCAGGGCATTCAGCTCGACGACCCGCTGGTCGCGGTGCCGATCGGGGCGGGCTGCAAGGTCTGCGAGCGAGCGAGTTGCCCACAGCGCGCGTTCCCGCAGATCGGTCGGCCGCTGGCGGTCGCCGAACACACCAGCACCGACCTGCCGTACCCACGCCTGCCGCGCTGACCGCCGTCGCCGCGGCGGTGTCGTACACCGCACCCGATCCGGGCAGGCACGTTTCGCGGATCGGCGCGGTGGTCAGGATTTCGCCAGGTACTCGATGCGTTCGCCATCGACGGCGGCGTGCATCATGCCCGCCAGACCGGGGTGCTTCACGAGTCCGGGGTCCTCGGCGACGACCTGCCTGGCCAGTTCCTGTGCCGCGGTGATCACCTCGAGGTCGTCGAGCAGCGAGAGCAGCCGCAGCGAGCGGGCCGTGCCGGACTGGGCGGCGCCGAGCACATCGCCCTCGCGACGCTGGCGCAGATCCAGCACCGACAGCTCGAAACCGTCGGTGGTCGCGGCGACCGCTTCCAGCCGGGCCATCGCGGTGCCGCCGGGCGCGGCGTCGGTGACAAGCAGACACAGGCCGGGATGCTTGCCCCGTCCGATCCGGCCGCGCAGCTGGTGGAGCTGGCTCACGCCGAACCGGTCGGCGTCGACGATCACCATGACCGTCGCGTTGGGCACGTCTACGCCGACCTCGACCACGGTGGTACAGACCAGCACGTCGATGGCGCCGTCGTTGAACTGGCGCATCACCTGGTCCTTCTCGTCGGCGGGCAGCCGACCGTGCAGCAGTCCGACCCGGACTCCGGCGAGCGGCCCGGCGCCGAGCGTCTCGTACATCTCGACAGCGGCCTGGGTGGTCGGCCCCTCCTTCTCCTGCGCCGACTTCTTACCCTTCGCCGGGGGCGCGTCGGGGTCCTCGCCGATGCGCGAACACACCACATAGGCCTGTCTGCCCGCGCCGACCTCCTCGACGATGCGCTCCCAGGCGCGGTCCACCCAGCCCGGATGCAGTTTGCGGGGCACGACTTTCGACACAATCGGCGAGCGGCCCCTCGGCAGCTGGGTGAGGGTGGAGGTCTCCAGATCGCCGAGGGTGGTCATCGCGATGGTGCGCGGAATGGGAGTGGCGGTCATCACCAGCAGATGCGGGCTGATGCCATCTTTCGCCTTGGCGCGCAAGGCATCTCGCTGTTCGACGCCGAAGCGATGCTGTTCGTCGACCACCACGAGGCCGAGATCGAAGAACTCCACCGCGTCCTGGATGAGGGCGTGGGTGCCGATGACGATTCCGGCCTCGCCGGTCATCGCGTCCAGCAGCGCCGTCTTCTTCGCCGCCGCCGCCATCGAGCCGGTCAGCAGGACCACCTTCGTCGAATGCTCGGCGGCGCCGAGTTCGCCCGCGGTACCCAGATCGCCGAGCATCGCCCGTAGCGACCGATGGTGCTGGGCGGCGAGGACTTCGGTCGGCGCGAGCAGTGCGCACTGGCGACCGGCGTCGACCGCCTGCAGCATCGCGTGCAGGGCGACAATCGTCTTGCCCGAGCCCACCTCGCCCTGGAGGAGGCGGTGCATCGGGCGGGTGCGCGACAGGTCGGCGGAGATCTCATCGATCACCTGTCGCTGACCCTCGGTGAGCTCGAACGGCAGCCGCTCGTCGAAAGCGGCGGCGATGCCGTCGGCGCGCGGCGAGCACGCCGGGGCGGTACGGCCCTCGACCTCGTGACGGCGCTCGGCGAGCACGAGTTGCAACGCCAGCGCCTCGTC
Proteins encoded in this window:
- a CDS encoding short-chain fatty acyl-CoA regulator family protein, which translates into the protein MRKMYAGARLRRLREERRMTQAALAKSLDLSPSYLNQLERDQRPLTIPVLLKLNSTFDLDVQFFAADSDARLVSDLHEVLVEAAGGGDTAPITEVEELATRLPEVARIVIAMHRRLRAATDQLDLLSSRVDTPSGAPGTPMPYEDVRDFFYDHRNHIATLDHAAEQLFEESGLSIGSLDRQLARVAEERAGVTVLVRGDGADPTIPKRHYDPDTRTLTLARRLRPGQRAFQIASTLGLLLYGREIDNVLAESRALTGESRTLARVGLANYFAGALILPYGRFLRSAEELRYDVDLLALRFEVGFETVCHRLSTLQRQGQRGVPFFLVRTDRAGNISKRQSATAFHFSRVGGSCPLWVTHEAFAHPGRILTQISEMPDGRRYLWIARTTPSGPQGHGASSKNFVIGLGCDIEYADRLVYSQGIQLDDPLVAVPIGAGCKVCERASCPQRAFPQIGRPLAVAEHTSTDLPYPRLPR
- the recG gene encoding ATP-dependent DNA helicase RecG — encoded protein: MTTVSDRLDHVLGVKAADRLAEAFDMTTVEDLLRHYPVRYATQGQPLTEEEPEESAHITVIGRITKTELRPMKNRRGSLLKVQLDTGATRPIEATFFNGDKVRYLVKEGVRAMMSGTVHWWRPDRWSLSHPDYLILPDKPEAGVEELTSVRGSGALRGLAQSAKGAGGVDASFFEREFVPVYPATAKVQSWDLLACIRQVLDQLDPIDDPLPSELREERNLLDVADALRLIHLPEHKLDIEKARGRLRFDEALALQLVLAERRHEVEGRTAPACSPRADGIAAAFDERLPFELTEGQRQVIDEISADLSRTRPMHRLLQGEVGSGKTIVALHAMLQAVDAGRQCALLAPTEVLAAQHHRSLRAMLGDLGTAGELGAAEHSTKVVLLTGSMAAAAKKTALLDAMTGEAGIVIGTHALIQDAVEFFDLGLVVVDEQHRFGVEQRDALRAKAKDGISPHLLVMTATPIPRTIAMTTLGDLETSTLTQLPRGRSPIVSKVVPRKLHPGWVDRAWERIVEEVGAGRQAYVVCSRIGEDPDAPPAKGKKSAQEKEGPTTQAAVEMYETLGAGPLAGVRVGLLHGRLPADEKDQVMRQFNDGAIDVLVCTTVVEVGVDVPNATVMVIVDADRFGVSQLHQLRGRIGRGKHPGLCLLVTDAAPGGTAMARLEAVAATTDGFELSVLDLRQRREGDVLGAAQSGTARSLRLLSLLDDLEVITAAQELARQVVAEDPGLVKHPGLAGMMHAAVDGERIEYLAKS